A region of the Pedococcus aerophilus genome:
CGGCAATGGCATCCGTGCCCGTGACAGTGGCTGTGTGAAGGAGGAGAGATGAGAGAGCTGCTCACCATCGACCAGGTGGCTGACCGCCTTGGAGTGACCGTCCCGAGCGTGCGGTGGCTCAGGCAGGACGGTCGGTTCGCGCCGGCCATCCGGATCGGCCGGCGACTGCGCTGGGACGCGGCGGACGTCGACGCCTGGGTGACCACACAGCGGGAGGATCCAGCTGACTTGCGGGTGCCGCTGTGAGCGTCCAGCGCTACG
Encoded here:
- a CDS encoding helix-turn-helix domain-containing protein, whose protein sequence is MRELLTIDQVADRLGVTVPSVRWLRQDGRFAPAIRIGRRLRWDAADVDAWVTTQREDPADLRVPL